From Micromonospora echinospora:
CGCCGACGTGGTGCTCGCCGCCCGGACCGAGTCCGCGCTGCGCCGGGTGGCGGCGAGCTGCCGGGAACTGGGCGGACGGGCCCTGGTGGTGCCCACCGACGTGACCGACCCGGAGGCGGTGGAGCAGTTGGCGGCGCGGGCGGTGGCCGAGTTCGGCCGGATCGACGCCTGGATCAACAACGCCGCGGTGGGCACCGTGGGGCTGTTCGACGAGATCCCGGTGGCCGAGTTCCGCCGGGTGGTGGACGTGAACCTGCTGGGGGCCGTGTACGGGACGCGCGCGGCGCTGCCCTGGCTGACCGCGGCCGGTGGCGGGGTGCTGGTGAACAACGCGTCGGTGCTGGCCGAGGTGGCGATGCCGTACCAGTCGGCGTACAACGCCACGAAGCACGCGATCCGCGGGCTGGCCGACACCGTGCGGCAGGAGCTGCGGGTGACCGGCCGGGGGAACATCTCGATCTGCACCGTGCTGCCGGCCACCATCGACACGCCGTTCTTCCGGCACGCGGCCAACCACACCGGCCGGGAGCTGACCCCGCCACCGCCTGTGTACCCGCCGGAGATGGTCGCCGAGACGATCGTGAAGCTGCTGCGCCGGCCCCGGCGGGAGGCGTACGCGGGCGGTGCGGCCCGGCTGATCGGGCTCCAGTGGCGGCTCGCCCCGGCGCTGGCCGAGCGGGTGCTCGGCTGGTACACCGCGCGCACCCAGTTCGGTCCCGGCGTACGCGCCGACTCCACCGGCGCCGTCTTCACCCCTGGCGGGGAGGCCGAGCGGACCGACGGCTGGTCCGGGCGGCGTGGTCAGATGCTGCGGCTCACCGCGGCCGTCGGCCTGGCGGCCGGCACCGCCGTGGGTACGGCGGCGGCGATCAGCCGCCGGTCGCGGGTGGGTCGGCCGTGAGTCCCGCGGACCGGACCGATGCGCGGGCGGCGGCCGAGGTGCACAATGGGGCGATCATGCCGACGGATGCGCGTTGCCTGGTGGAGACCGACGATTCCTCCGCCAGAGTCCGGCTGACCGGCGTGCTCGACCGGGCCGAGGTGGAGGCCGTACGGGAAGCGCTGCTGGCCCGGCTGTGGCAGCGCCCCGGCCTGTTGCTGGTCGACCTGTCCGGGGTACGGATCCCCGACCCGGTGGCCCGCGACGCGCTCGACGGGGTCTGCCGGGCGGTGGCCGACTGGCCCGCCAGCGAGATGCTGCTCGACCCGGACGGCGCGCCGCCGGACCCGCCGCCGGATCCGCTCGGCGTCGAGCTGCCCCCGGTGGTCGAGGCCGCGCGCGAGGCGCGGTCGCTGGTCGCCGCCGGGTGCCTCCGGTGGGGCCTGCCGGAGCTGGTCGAGCCGGCCTGCATCGCGGTCACCGAGATGGTCAACAACGTGGTGGCGCACGCCCTGACCCCGATGACGCTCCGGCTGGCGCCGCGCGGCAACGCGCTGCACGTGGCCGTCCGCGACCACTCGGCCGGGCAGCCCGCGTACGCGGGGCCGGCGTCGGCGGACGCGCTGGGCGGGCGCGGGCTGCTGCTCATCGACACGGTGGCCCGGCGCTGGGGCAGCACGCCGCTGCCCGACGGCAAGGTGGTGTGGTGCGTGCTGTACGTCGAGGACGAGGCGGCGGTCCGCAACTGAGGTGCCCTTTCGCACCGTTGCTCCCGATCCTCCCGGCCGGTTGCGGTTAGGGCGGGGAGCCCAGTGGGTAGTTCCCGGGCATGCGCGACGACGAGTACCCCACCCCCGTGTCCGATCCCGAGGCGGCGGGCCTGCCCGACACCGCCGACGACGACTCCACCGCCAACGACGACGTGCTCACCGGGCGCGAGGCGGACGGCCCCGAGCCGGCGCAGCTCCCCGGCGACCGCACGCCGGTCGCGGTGGACCAGTTCGGCACCACGGCGGAGGAGCAGCTCGACGGCGAGTCGCTGGACTACAAACTCGAGCGCGAGCAGTACGAGCGTCCCGCCGACGACCCGCTCGCCGGCCCCGTCGACCCGGACATCGCCGCCGAGGCGGACAGCGAGGAGGCCGCCGCGCAGGCCCAGCTCGACGCCGACGTGATCGACCCGGGCCCGGTCTCCGACCCGAACTCCCCCGTGTCCGTGTACGACCACGGCCAGCTCGGCACCGTCGCCGACCACCAGGTGGGCCGGCTGGTCGAGCCGGACGAGGGCGCGCACACCGACCAGGAGACCGACAACGTCGCCTACGACGCGGGCGCGGCCGGCGGCGGCGCCAGCGCCGAGGAGCTGGCGGTGCACGAGACCCGGGCGCCGGAGGCGCACTAGCCGTCCAGGCCCCGCTCGATGGCGTACCGGGTCAGCTCGACCCGGTTGTGCAACTGGAGCTTGCCCAGGGTGTTCTGCACGTGGTTCTGCACGGTCCGGTGGGACAGGCCCAGCCGGTCGGCGATCTGCTTGTAGGACAGCCCCTTGGCGACCAGACGCAGCACCTCGGTCTCCCGCTCGGTGAGCCGGGGCGCGTCGTCGTGCGGGGCGGGCGGCGTCGCGGCCAGCCGCCGGTACTCCCCCAGCACCAGCCCGGCCAGGCCGGGCGTGAACACCGGCTCACCGGCCGCCGTACGGCGGACCGCGTCCAGGAACTCCGCCGGGGCGGCCGACTTGACCAGGTAGCCGGTGGCACCGGCCTTGACCGCGTCCAGCACGCCCTGCGGCTCGCCGCTGGCCGAGAGCATCAGCACCCGCACGTCAGGCAACAGAGCGCGCAGCCCTCGGATCACCTCGACGCCGGAGATGTCCGGCAGCTGGAGGTCGAGCACGACCAGGTCGGGGCGGGCCGCCGCGGCCACCCGTACCGCCTGCCGGCCCTCGCCGCTGGTCGCCACCACCTGGTGACCCGCCTCGGTGAGGTCGCGGGCCACGCCCTCGCGCCACATCGGGTGGTCGTCGACCACCATCACCCGGATGCTCACCCGCGGCTCCTCGGCACGATCAGCTCGATCTCGGTGCCGGCGCCCGGCGCGGACACGATCCGCACCTCGCCGCCCAGGTCGGCCACCCGGCCCTGGATTGACTGCGCCACCCCGAGCCGCCCCTGCGCGGCGGCCTCCACCAGCCGCCCGTCCGGGATGCCCGGCCCCTCGTCGCGTACCGAGACGGTCACCGTCTCCTCCTCGTCCTCGATCAGCACCCAGGCCCGTCCACCGGCGTGCCGGGCCACGTTGTCCAGCGCCGCGCCGACCGCCGCGCCCAGCTCACCGGCGGCCCGCGCCGGCAGCGGCACCGGCGTGGCGGGCGCGGACACCACGACAGTGGCCGAGGCGTACCTGTCGATCAGGTCGCGCAGGTCCTGCTCGGCCCCGGCCGGGTCCGGCGGCGCGCCCGCCCGGCCGATGAGCGCCCGCAGCGCCGCCTCCTGCTCGCCGGCCAGCCGGGCCAGCTCGGCCGCCTCGCCGTCCAGGTCCGCGCCGCGCCGTCGGACCAGCGCGAGCACCTGGAGCACGGAGTCGTGGATGTCGCGGGCCAGCCGTTCCCGTTCCCGGGTCGCGGCCTCCAGCTCCACCGCCCGCTGCAACCGCTCCTCCGCCTGCACCGCCAGCCGCGCCACGTGCCCGACCACCACCCCGGCGAGCAGCATCAGGATCGCGCCGGTCAGCGCGGACGGGCTGATCCGGTCCCGGGTGGCGAGGTCGGCGCCGCCGAGCACCAGCGCGGCCACCGCGCCACGCCGCCGCCCGCCGGAGACCGCCCAGGCCAGCACCGGCCCGGCCAGCCAGGCGGCGGTCAGCATCGGCACACCGGCGGCGAGCGCCGCCCGGCCGACCACCCAGGGCGTGACCAGGATGATCGCCAGCACCACACCGAGGTCGGCCAGCAGCAGCGGCCAGCGCCGCCCGGCCGGGCGGCCGTAGCCGGCCGCCGTCACGCCGCTCCAGGCCAGCATCGCCAGCAGGACGCCGCCCGCGGCGACCGGGTGCGCGTAGCTGCCCGCGTCGCGCAACACGACCAGCCCGACGTACGCGAGCGCGGCGAAGCGGAACACCGCGATGGAGCGCCAGAACGGGCCCTCGAGACCGGAGGACGACGGCATGTGCGCCACCATGTCACAGCCGGTCGAGGGGACCCCTGTCGGTGCGGCCCGAGAAACCCTGACGTACGGTTGAAATGCCGCGAAAGTCGTCGAGAGCCATCGTCGGGACGGGGTCATGACAGACGCAGAACTCCCCGCACCGCGTACGGTTGTGCCCATCGAACCTTCCCTCCTTCTCGCCACGGCCTTCGGCCAAGCGCAGGTGACCGAGCTGCGGCACTCGGTGACCTCCTGCGCGCGCGACTCGGGCCTGTCCGGCCAACGGCTGGACGACTTCGTGCTGGCGGTCAACGAGCTGATCACCAACGCGGTGCGGCACGGCGGCGGGCAGGGCTGGTTGCGGCTCTGGGAGCGCGACGCCGAACTGGTCTGCGAGGTCGCCGACCACGGGCACGGGATCAGCGAGCGGCGGCTACGCGACCGTGACCGGCCGGCGCCGGACACCGCCGGCGGCTGGGGCCTATGGCTGGCCCGCGAGCTGAGCGACACGATGGAGGTGGAGACCGGCGACGCCGGCACGGTCGTCCGCATCACCGCCGCGCTCGCCACCCGGCAGTCCGCCACCGGCCCGCGGGACGGCTGACAGGCCGCCCGGCCGCCCGCCCGTTCAGCCGAAGAGCGCGCTGACCGACTCCCCGTTGTGGATCCGCCGCATCGCCTCGGCCAGGGCCGGCGCCACCGACAGCACCTCCAGCTTCGGCACCCGCTTCTGCGCCGGGATCGGCACCGTGTTGGTGCAGACGATCTCCAGTACGCCCTCCTGCGCGCTCAGCCGCTCCAGCGCCCCGCTGGAGAAGAGCCCGTGGGTGCACGCGAGCCGGATCGAGCGGACCTGCCGCTCGCGCAGGTGCGAGATCAGCTCGATCACCGTGCTGCCCTTGGCGATCTCGTCGTCCAGCACGATCACGTCCCGGTCAGCCACGTCGCCGATGATGGTGCTGATCTGCACCCGGTCGTCGCTGAAGCGCTGCTTCGCGCCGGCCGCCACCGGCGTACCGAGCATCCGGGCGAACGCGGCGGCCTCCTTGGCATTGCCCAGGTCCGGCGAGACCACCACCGCGTTGCTCAGGTCGTGCCCCTTGAAGTGCGCGGCCAGCTCGCGCAGCGCGTGCAGGTGGTCCACCGGGACGCTGAAGAAGCCGTGCACCTGCGGCGAGTGCAGCGTCATGGCCAGCACCCGGTGCGCGCCGGCGGAGGTGAGCAGGTCGGCGACGAGCCGGCCACCGATGGAGATGCGGGGCGCGTCCTTCTTGTCCGACCGGGCGTACGCGTAGTGCGGCAGCACCACGGTGATCCGGGCGGCCGAAGCGCCCCGGGCCGCGTCGATCATGAGCAGCAGCTCGACCAGGTGCTCCTGGACCGGCGGCACCAGCGGCTGGATGAGGAAGACGTCGCGCTCCCGGCAGTTCGCCTGCAACTGCACCTCCAGGCAGTCGTTGGCGAACCGGGACACCCGTACCGGATGCAACGGGACGTGGAGGTGGGCGCAGATCTCGGCGGCGAGGACGGGATGGGCCGACCCGCTGAACACGGCAATGTCACGCACGTCTGTTGATCGTACGGGCCGCCGGAGGAAGACGGTGGACACTGGCGGCGGGTACGGTGCTGCCGTGACCGCAGAGTTCGTCGCCGCCATCGACCAGGGCACCACGTCGTCGCGCTGCATCGTCTTCGACCGGGCCGGCGAGATCGTCGCCGTCGCCCAGCGCGAGCACCGGCAGATCTTCCCCCGGCCCGGCTGGGTGGAACACGACGCCGAGGAGATCTGGACGAACGTCGAGCACGTGGTGCGCGAGGCGCTGGCGAGCGCCGACATCGGCACCGAGATGCTGGCCGCGGTGGGCATCACCAACCAGCGGGAGACCACTGTGGTGTGGGACCGGGCGACCGGCCGCCCGGTGGCGAACGCGATCGTCTGGCAGGACACCCGCACCGGCCCGCTGCTGCGTGAGCTGGCCGGGACGTACGACCAGGAACGGCTGCGGTCCCGCACCGGTCTGACCCCGGCCACCTACTTCGCCGGGCCGAAGCTGCGCTGGCTGCTCGACAACGTCGACGGGCTGCGCGAGCGGGCCGAACGCGGCGAGGTGCTGTTCGGGACCATGGACAGCTGGCTGATCTGGAAGCTGACCGGCCGGCACGTCACCGACGTGACGAACGCCAGCCGCACGATGCTGATGGACCTGGAGACGCTCGACTGGGCCCCGGAGCTGCTCGACGCGCTGCGGATCCCGGCCGCCGTGCTGCCCGAGATCCGCAGCTCGGCCGAGGTGTACGGCACCGCGCAGGGGGTGCTGGCCGGAGTGCCGGTCGCCAGCGCGCTCGGTGACCAGCAGGCAGCGTTGTTCGGGCAGACGTGCTTCCAGCCCGGCGAGGCCAAGTGCACCTACGGCACCGGCAGCTTCCTGCTGCTCAACACCGGCGCCAGCCCGGTGCCGTCGCGGCACGGCCTGCTCACCACCGTGGCGTACCGGATCGAGGGCCAGCCCGCCGTGTACGCGCTGGAGGGCGCCATCGCGGTCACCGGCTCGCTGGTGCAGTGGCTGCGCGACAACCTCGGCCTGATCTCCAGCGCCCCGCAGGTCGAGGAGCTGGCCCGCACCGTCGACGACAACGGCGGCTGCTACGTGGTGCCGGCCTTCTCCGGCCTGTTCGCCCCGCACTGGCGCAGCGACGCCCGGGGCGTGATCGCCGGGCTGACCGGCTACATCACCAAAGGGCACCTGGCCCGCGCGGTGCTGGAGGCGTCCGCCTTCCAGACCCGCGAGGTGGTCGACGCCATGAACGCCGACTCCGACGTGGCGCTGCGCCGGCTGCGGGTCGACGGCGGGATGACCGGCAACGAGCTGCTCATGCAGTTCCTCGCCGACGTGCTGGACGTGCCGGTCGTACGGTCCCGGATCACCGAGACGACGTGCCTCGGCGCCGCGTACGCCGCCGGCCTGGCCGTCGGGTTCTGGCCCGACCTGGCGACGCTGCGCGAGAAGTGGCGTTCGGACGCGCAGTGGGAGTCGACGATGGACCCGGCGCACCGGGAGCGTGAGCTGCGCCAGTGGCACAAGGCGGTCCAGCGCACGCTCGACTGGGCCGAGTGAGCGTCAGTCCCAGCGGTTGCCGGTGAGCTTCTCGTACACCTCGACGTAGCGGGCCCGGGTCGCCTCGATCACCTCGGCCGGCACCTCCGGCGCGGGCGGCTGCTTGTCCCAGCCGGCGGCCGTGGCCCAGTCCCGCACGTACTGCTTGTCGTAGGAGAACTGGGCGCGACCCGGCTGGTACGACTCGGCCGGCCAGAACCGGGACGAGTCGGAGGTGAGCACCTCGTCGCCGAGGACCAGCGTGCCGTCCGCCGCCCAGCCCAGCTCCAGCTTCGTGTCCGCGATCAGGATGCCCCGCTCGGCGGCGATCTCCGCGCCACGCCGGTAGACGTCGATGGTGATCTGCCGCAGCCGCTCCGCCAGCTCCGGTCCGACCTTGTCGACCACCTGCTCGTACGTGATCGGCTCGTCGTGTTCGCCCTTCGGGGCCTTCGTCGTCGGCGTGAAGATCGGCTCGGGCAGGATCGACGCCTCCACCAGGCCGCGGGGCAGCGGCACCCCGCAGACCGAGCCGGAGCGCTGGTACTCGGCGAAGCCGCTGCCGGTCAGGTAGCCCCGGGCCACGCACTCGACCGGCACCATCTCCAGCCGGCGGCAGCGGATCGCCCGGCCGGCGAACTCCGCCGGCACGTCAGTCGCGGAGATCACGTGGTTCGGCACCAGGTCGGACAGCTGCTCGAACCACCACAGCGACAGCGCGGTGAGCAGGCGGCCCTTGTCCGGGATCGGGGTCGGCAGCACCACGTCGTAGATGGAGACGCGGTCGGTGGCGACCAGGATCAGGTCCTCGCCGTCGGCGTAGACGTCCCGGACCTTGCCCGAGTGCAGAAGTTCCACGGCGCTAGTACACCATGACCGGCGGGGCGGCCCGGCGCGCCCACCGGCGGTCCCGCCCGGCGTTGACACCCCGCCGGGGGCCGGTGAAATGATCCGTCCACCGACGTTCGGAGAGAGATCCGTGCCCGCAGCGCAGTCCGTACCCCGTCCCGGCCTCGACCGGCGACGGCTTCTCGGCGCGCTCGCCGGGCTACCGCTGCTCGGCGGCGGGCTGCCGTCGCTGGCCGGGTGCAGCCCGGAGGAGACGGCCGCCGACGACGGCCCGGTCGAGCTGTCGGTGTTCTGGTGGGGCGGCGACCGGCGGGCGGCGGCCACCGAACAGGCGCTGCGCCTGTACTCGCAGCAGAACCCCCGGGTGAGCTTCCGGGTCACCTGGCAAGGGCTGAGCGGCTACTACGACCGGCTGGCCACCCAGGCCACCGGCGGCAACCCGCCGGACCTGTTCCAGATCGACGACACCCTGCTCGCCGAGTACGCCGGCCGGGACATCCTGCTCGACCTCAGCCCGTACGCCGCCGACGGGCGGATCGACCTGCGCGAGGTGCCGGCGCAGCTGGCCCGCTACGGCCAGGTGGACGAGCGGACCGTGGGCGTGCCGGCCGCGCAGACCAGCGCGGCGCTGGTGTTCAACCGCGCGCTGCTGCGCCGGCTGGACCAGCCCGAGCCGCGCACCGGCATGTCCTGGAAGGAGTACGTCGCCTGGGCCGCCCGCGTGACCCGCGCCTCCGGCAACCGGGTGGCCGGCACCATGGACGCGTCCGGCGACTACCGGGCGCTCTGGCTCTGGCTGCGCGGCCAGGGCAGCGAGATGTACCGGGGGCGGCAGCTCGGTTTCAGCTCGGCCGAGCTGCTCGACTGGTTCGAGTTCTGGGAGGTGGCCCGCTTCAGCCGGGCCACCCCGAGCGCCGCGCTGGTCGAGCAGGCGGACAGCGGCGAGCTGGCCCGCCAGCTCGTGGTCACCGGGCACACAGCGGCCTCCTTCGCCTGGTCGCACCAGTTGCCGGAGCTGCAACGCCTGACCGACGACGAGCTGGCGGCGGTGGCCCTCCCGGGCACGCCCGCCGCCCAGTGGCCCCGGGCGTCGATGTACTGGGCCGGCTTCCAGGGCACCCGCCACCCGGAGGTGGTGGTGAACGTGATCGACTTCCTGACCACGAACGTGGCCGCCGGCCGGCTCCTCGGCGTGGAACGCGGCCTCAACGCCAGCAAGCAGGTGCGCTCGTTCGTCGTCGCGGACGTGACCGACCGGTCCGAGAAGCGGATGGCCGCGCTCGGCACCGAGCTGGACGAGCTGGCCGGCCCGTCACCCGCGCCGCCGCCCAAGGGACACGCCAAGGTCCGCACCCTGCTGATCGACGCGGCCGAGAGCATCCGCGGCAAGCGCTCCGGCGCCCGCACCGCGACATCCCGCTTCATGGCTCAGGCCAACGCCGCCCTGGCCAGCTGACCCTCTCCCCTCCGCCCGCCCGAAAGGGCGACCGGGCGGCGGGGAGGGCGGGCGCGGGTGTGAGGTCAGCGCGGGGGGCGGTTGCGGCGGTTGCGGGTGAGCAGCACCACCAGCAGCACGATGCCGCCGACCACCACGAGGCAGCAGAGCAGGCCGAGGAAGCCGAACCCGCCGCGGGAGCGACGGCGCGCGGCCTCCACCACGATTTCGCCGGTGCCCGACGACGCCCAGGCCGCAACCGGCACGAACACCGAGAGCACGACCGTACCGAGGACCGCGCCCAGGCGGCCCCACCACTTGTTCCATGCAGACATGCCCCCATCCTCGCCGAGACACGCAACCGGAGCACGGCGGACGGGGCGGATGTCGCCGGACACCAGGAATAGCCGTCCATTTGGACTGTTAGGGTCGGCTGATGACATCCTCCCTGCCCGCAGGCCCCGTACAGGCACGCGCCGGAAAGCGGGAGTGGGCAGCCCTCGTGGTGCTCGTCCTCGTGGTCCTTCTCCTGGCAATCGACGGGACCGTCCTCTACCTCGCCGTCCCGTCGCTGACGGAGGACATCGGGCCCACCGCCACCCAGATCCTGTGGATCGGTGACATCTACGCCTTCGTGCTCGCCGGGCTCCTGATCACGATGGGCAACATCGCCGACCGGATCGGCCGCAAGCGGCTGCTCATGATCGGCACTGTGGGGTTCGGCTCGGCGTCCGTGCTGGCGGCGTTCGCCTCCACCCCGGAGGTGCTGATCGCGGCCCGCGCCCTGCTCGGCCTGGCCGGCGCCACGTTGATGCCGTCGACGCTCTCGATCGTCCGGTCGATGTTCGCCGATCGCGCTCAGCGGGCCAGGGCCATCGCGATCTGGTCGGCCGGGGCGACGGCGGGAGCCGCGCTTGGCCCACTGGTGGGCGGCGCGCTGCTGGAGCGCTTCTGGTGGGGCTCGGTCTTCCTGATCAACGTGCCGGTGATGGTGCTCGCGCTGGTCGCGGGCCGGCTGCTGCTGCCGGAGTCGAAGGGCGAGGCGCCGGCCCGGATCGACGTGGTTTCCTCGGCGCTGTCCATCCTCACGATCGTCCCGCTGGTCTTCGCCCTCAAGCGTCTCTTCAGTGACGGGGCGGACGCCGTCACCGTGGCGGCCGCCGCGACGGGGCTGCTGGCCGGATGGTGGTTCGTACGCCGGCAGAACCGGCTGGCGGTGCCACTGCTGGACGTCTCGCTGTTCAAGGTGCCGGCGTTCTCGGGGGCGCTGGCCGCCAACGTGCTGGCCATCTTCGGGTTCCTCGGGCTGCTGTTCTTCTTCTCCCAGTACCTGCAACTGGTTCGCGGCTTCGGCCCGCTGAAGGCCGGCGCCGCCGAACTTCCCGGGACACTTGCCGCGGTGCTCGTCGTCGCGCTGATCGGCGTCCTGCTCTCGCGGCTGGGGGCGGGCCGCGCGATCGGGCTGGGACTGATGGTCGCCGCTGTCGGGCTCACCGTCATGGGGCTGAGCGTCGACGTGCGTACCTACTGGGGGCTGGGCATCGGCCTGGCCGTCATCGGGCTCGGTATCGGTGTCGCCATGACGCTCTCCACCGACGCCGTCGTCGGCGCCGTCCCGGAGCGGCGGGCGGGCGCCGCGTCAGCGGTGGCCGAGACGGCGTACGAGCTGGGCGGCGCGCTCGGCATCGCCGTCCTCGGCTCGCTGCACGGGCTGCTCTACCGCTCGTCGCTGGCCCTTCCTGCCGAGACCACCGCCGCCGACCGGGCGCTGGCGGAGGACTCCCTGGCCGCGGCCGTCTACGGGTCGCCGACGCCTGGCGTGGTGGCCGCGGCGCAGGACGCTTTCGCCCAGGCGATGCAGTCGGCCACCTTCGTCGCTGCCGTGATCCTGGTCGGCGCCTCGGTCGTGGCGTGGAAGGTCATCCCCTCCGAGCCCGTGCCCACTGGAGGTGCCCGTGCCGGACACTGAACGTCGTCTGATCCGCGAC
This genomic window contains:
- a CDS encoding ribose-phosphate diphosphokinase, which translates into the protein MRDIAVFSGSAHPVLAAEICAHLHVPLHPVRVSRFANDCLEVQLQANCRERDVFLIQPLVPPVQEHLVELLLMIDAARGASAARITVVLPHYAYARSDKKDAPRISIGGRLVADLLTSAGAHRVLAMTLHSPQVHGFFSVPVDHLHALRELAAHFKGHDLSNAVVVSPDLGNAKEAAAFARMLGTPVAAGAKQRFSDDRVQISTIIGDVADRDVIVLDDEIAKGSTVIELISHLRERQVRSIRLACTHGLFSSGALERLSAQEGVLEIVCTNTVPIPAQKRVPKLEVLSVAPALAEAMRRIHNGESVSALFG
- a CDS encoding ABC transporter substrate-binding protein, with the protein product MPAAQSVPRPGLDRRRLLGALAGLPLLGGGLPSLAGCSPEETAADDGPVELSVFWWGGDRRAAATEQALRLYSQQNPRVSFRVTWQGLSGYYDRLATQATGGNPPDLFQIDDTLLAEYAGRDILLDLSPYAADGRIDLREVPAQLARYGQVDERTVGVPAAQTSAALVFNRALLRRLDQPEPRTGMSWKEYVAWAARVTRASGNRVAGTMDASGDYRALWLWLRGQGSEMYRGRQLGFSSAELLDWFEFWEVARFSRATPSAALVEQADSGELARQLVVTGHTAASFAWSHQLPELQRLTDDELAAVALPGTPAAQWPRASMYWAGFQGTRHPEVVVNVIDFLTTNVAAGRLLGVERGLNASKQVRSFVVADVTDRSEKRMAALGTELDELAGPSPAPPPKGHAKVRTLLIDAAESIRGKRSGARTATSRFMAQANAALAS
- a CDS encoding phosphoribosylaminoimidazolesuccinocarboxamide synthase is translated as MELLHSGKVRDVYADGEDLILVATDRVSIYDVVLPTPIPDKGRLLTALSLWWFEQLSDLVPNHVISATDVPAEFAGRAIRCRRLEMVPVECVARGYLTGSGFAEYQRSGSVCGVPLPRGLVEASILPEPIFTPTTKAPKGEHDEPITYEQVVDKVGPELAERLRQITIDVYRRGAEIAAERGILIADTKLELGWAADGTLVLGDEVLTSDSSRFWPAESYQPGRAQFSYDKQYVRDWATAAGWDKQPPAPEVPAEVIEATRARYVEVYEKLTGNRWD
- the glpK gene encoding glycerol kinase GlpK codes for the protein MTAEFVAAIDQGTTSSRCIVFDRAGEIVAVAQREHRQIFPRPGWVEHDAEEIWTNVEHVVREALASADIGTEMLAAVGITNQRETTVVWDRATGRPVANAIVWQDTRTGPLLRELAGTYDQERLRSRTGLTPATYFAGPKLRWLLDNVDGLRERAERGEVLFGTMDSWLIWKLTGRHVTDVTNASRTMLMDLETLDWAPELLDALRIPAAVLPEIRSSAEVYGTAQGVLAGVPVASALGDQQAALFGQTCFQPGEAKCTYGTGSFLLLNTGASPVPSRHGLLTTVAYRIEGQPAVYALEGAIAVTGSLVQWLRDNLGLISSAPQVEELARTVDDNGGCYVVPAFSGLFAPHWRSDARGVIAGLTGYITKGHLARAVLEASAFQTREVVDAMNADSDVALRRLRVDGGMTGNELLMQFLADVLDVPVVRSRITETTCLGAAYAAGLAVGFWPDLATLREKWRSDAQWESTMDPAHRERELRQWHKAVQRTLDWAE
- the macS gene encoding MacS family sensor histidine kinase — its product is MPSSSGLEGPFWRSIAVFRFAALAYVGLVVLRDAGSYAHPVAAGGVLLAMLAWSGVTAAGYGRPAGRRWPLLLADLGVVLAIILVTPWVVGRAALAAGVPMLTAAWLAGPVLAWAVSGGRRRGAVAALVLGGADLATRDRISPSALTGAILMLLAGVVVGHVARLAVQAEERLQRAVELEAATRERERLARDIHDSVLQVLALVRRRGADLDGEAAELARLAGEQEAALRALIGRAGAPPDPAGAEQDLRDLIDRYASATVVVSAPATPVPLPARAAGELGAAVGAALDNVARHAGGRAWVLIEDEEETVTVSVRDEGPGIPDGRLVEAAAQGRLGVAQSIQGRVADLGGEVRIVSAPGAGTEIELIVPRSRG
- a CDS encoding MFS transporter translates to MTSSLPAGPVQARAGKREWAALVVLVLVVLLLAIDGTVLYLAVPSLTEDIGPTATQILWIGDIYAFVLAGLLITMGNIADRIGRKRLLMIGTVGFGSASVLAAFASTPEVLIAARALLGLAGATLMPSTLSIVRSMFADRAQRARAIAIWSAGATAGAALGPLVGGALLERFWWGSVFLINVPVMVLALVAGRLLLPESKGEAPARIDVVSSALSILTIVPLVFALKRLFSDGADAVTVAAAATGLLAGWWFVRRQNRLAVPLLDVSLFKVPAFSGALAANVLAIFGFLGLLFFFSQYLQLVRGFGPLKAGAAELPGTLAAVLVVALIGVLLSRLGAGRAIGLGLMVAAVGLTVMGLSVDVRTYWGLGIGLAVIGLGIGVAMTLSTDAVVGAVPERRAGAASAVAETAYELGGALGIAVLGSLHGLLYRSSLALPAETTAADRALAEDSLAAAVYGSPTPGVVAAAQDAFAQAMQSATFVAAVILVGASVVAWKVIPSEPVPTGGARAGH
- a CDS encoding ATP-binding protein, encoding MPTDARCLVETDDSSARVRLTGVLDRAEVEAVREALLARLWQRPGLLLVDLSGVRIPDPVARDALDGVCRAVADWPASEMLLDPDGAPPDPPPDPLGVELPPVVEAAREARSLVAAGCLRWGLPELVEPACIAVTEMVNNVVAHALTPMTLRLAPRGNALHVAVRDHSAGQPAYAGPASADALGGRGLLLIDTVARRWGSTPLPDGKVVWCVLYVEDEAAVRN
- a CDS encoding ATP-binding protein, coding for MTDAELPAPRTVVPIEPSLLLATAFGQAQVTELRHSVTSCARDSGLSGQRLDDFVLAVNELITNAVRHGGGQGWLRLWERDAELVCEVADHGHGISERRLRDRDRPAPDTAGGWGLWLARELSDTMEVETGDAGTVVRITAALATRQSATGPRDG
- a CDS encoding DUF5709 domain-containing protein; the encoded protein is MRDDEYPTPVSDPEAAGLPDTADDDSTANDDVLTGREADGPEPAQLPGDRTPVAVDQFGTTAEEQLDGESLDYKLEREQYERPADDPLAGPVDPDIAAEADSEEAAAQAQLDADVIDPGPVSDPNSPVSVYDHGQLGTVADHQVGRLVEPDEGAHTDQETDNVAYDAGAAGGGASAEELAVHETRAPEAH
- a CDS encoding response regulator encodes the protein MVVDDHPMWREGVARDLTEAGHQVVATSGEGRQAVRVAAAARPDLVVLDLQLPDISGVEVIRGLRALLPDVRVLMLSASGEPQGVLDAVKAGATGYLVKSAAPAEFLDAVRRTAAGEPVFTPGLAGLVLGEYRRLAATPPAPHDDAPRLTERETEVLRLVAKGLSYKQIADRLGLSHRTVQNHVQNTLGKLQLHNRVELTRYAIERGLDG
- a CDS encoding SDR family oxidoreductase — its product is MPLTRSLSDATVVITGASSGIGAATAYALAQRGADVVLAARTESALRRVAASCRELGGRALVVPTDVTDPEAVEQLAARAVAEFGRIDAWINNAAVGTVGLFDEIPVAEFRRVVDVNLLGAVYGTRAALPWLTAAGGGVLVNNASVLAEVAMPYQSAYNATKHAIRGLADTVRQELRVTGRGNISICTVLPATIDTPFFRHAANHTGRELTPPPPVYPPEMVAETIVKLLRRPRREAYAGGAARLIGLQWRLAPALAERVLGWYTARTQFGPGVRADSTGAVFTPGGEAERTDGWSGRRGQMLRLTAAVGLAAGTAVGTAAAISRRSRVGRP